GTTCAGGATTAATGAGTGtcaattgatttaaattccTCACAGGATGCTGAAAGTTTAAAAGAGAAAATGTACTCAATTTTGCCAAAACGAAATAATCTAAAGGGATATTTCTATTTGGGGCCAAGATGAACCATTTGATAGAACACGGGACTCTTAGCTGCAGATCAAGAGTCGCATCAAATTTCCCATCGTTGTAAAAAGGAAACATTTTGAAGAATCCTGCCGGATGAAATTCAACCTTTTATGAATAAATCGGTACACCAGCAGCATAAAGACAACAAATCGACTTTCATTCGCCTTTATTACGCTGAACATATACAACCCGTTACTTCTTCTTCTCTACTTTTGTCCATCAGAGTCTCAccttaaaactgtttttaactATTTCCGGCGAGGCTAACGACACACTGAACATTTCATGAACTATGTTATAAAATGACATTGTATGTACAGAATGTACGTGAAATATAAAAGTTCTTCTAAATTGCAAAATTCGCTCTGGCGTTTCTTTTGTGGCTTCCTCTTTAAAAACAccatctataattaatattaaacacttatgctgaaacaaaacataaaatgatttaagaaaaataattttgatcaattaaatttttattttgctttcagtctatattatttcttaatatttaaattatgtaggcAGACTACCAAATTGggtcacctggtggtaagtcaCCACTGCCAGTAGATTTTctctctgtaagaaatatttctcaTCGCAAGTTGCAAGATTATATGCATCTTGTGTATATGTCACCGTATATTACAACaatcgttagattacaatctgacGCGACAGACTGTaatctgtcgaaatattgtgaactggGAAATATGTATGCAAttaaacgcattatttttctctttaatgAATTCTGTCGAAGTCAAactgttagattacaatctgtaCCCTGATTGGCCGGTCTTATTATAATAACGTGCCCCCTGATGGTAAAGAATCacaacgtaagaaatattaatcattcctcatatcacaaATACACCCCCAACCTTGggatactaagatgttatgtcccttgtgcctgtagttacactgactcattcacccttctaaccagaacacacCAGTATTACCGTTTagtggaagaatatctgataagttaGTGTACCTGCCCAGATGGACTTGCATAAAGACCTACCtccaagaaaataaaaacactttattttattcacttaaATTGATAGCTAATCTTAAATTGATTTTCTTCAGATAAATATTAGCTTTGGCTTCGGCTTAGGCCAGAAATTAATCGTCGGTCCAATACTATTTGGCAGTAGGATATGTAGTTCTTATACAAAACTCTTCCACCATACAGTATGTACATTAGTTCTTACGTgataaaaagtaagtaaataaatcaatttatatatttgatttcatcACATACATCATGTTGCAAGACATCGATGCTGAAACTTGTAATATCATGTGAGGACTTAGGCAGTTGCGTTAAAACGGAGAGTATAGCTGCGCGTTTCGCATACCaccttttattgtttaaaattgattGCCTTTTTTCTGGATTTAACATATTTCTAGAATGCGCTGCGTACACCGTATTCTCTTCCGATTCTGGAaaagatactttttttattataattgtacacAATACTTTCTTAAATGTTTGACCTGTTTTAATTGCACCATATCATATttgttattctttaattataaagtacatACCTAAAAACGACGTAGAGAGCATCATTTGCGCCATTGGATCATAGAACAAGTCGATTTTCCGTCGACTCGAATCATAATGTGAAAAGTAAAGTGATACAAATTTCTCAACTAACATCTTTGTCCTCTTATCTGGTACTGCGAGGTAGTTTTTGTAGAATGGCATCATTACAccatagttatttaattttataccatcctaacaaattaatatatttttaaaatggtaaTGCAGAGAACATAgtctaaaacttttttttatatagaaacaaGAAATGTTTGGGAGTTAGAAAGTTGGCAATTCACTCGAGTGTCTCAGATACTTAGTCTTTGCATGATCTcctatttgatttgataagataattaaataaatgcatagAATTGTGCGTTTTTGTTGTGTTGCAtgcatcattaaaaatataattcaacacCATATGGgctattgatataaataaacttaacttaCAAGTTCAGTTAATCTTGGAAACTTTTGCACAATCTGTTTAATATATGTGATCGAGTCCAGACCTTCACACAATGGATTTCCCTCTACCCACAGCTTTTCAATTTTACTACTAATTCTTTGCAGTTCAGTTAATGATGGAATCTAAAAagatataaactaaaaatattattacataattataaccatataatataatttcaaaatgttaacatacattattattgcTCAGATTGATTCCTATTAGTTGTCCCTTgatgaaaaaatttaatatatttaatggcaCTTGGCTGAAAATCGAAATACAATTgtgttataataacataattattatgttttcgaTAAGATCTAAAATTATCGATAAgtttaaatacaaagtcattTAGTTGCCTTAAGTTATTGttgcttaaatttaatattctcgtGTCTCTCCCCATCCTTATCATTAGTATTTTAAAGTGTGATAAAAGTGTTAAgtgataaaagaatattttcatttccacaaattctaaaaacaaaaaacacattatttcaaaatgcaaaaaaagttataaattgataaataaaattctaatacaattaatataaatacttggaTCATTGCAGAAATATGATAGatttaattcaaacatttcATTGAATCTTGAGCTTACAACACTGGTTACAATATTGTCAATAGTAATTCTCTGTTTAAAAAGATTGTGTGAGGTTTTATCATTGAAAAGTATGTCCATATTGTGCATAGTCCTGGCGTGAGGGAACATGAAGTCCAGTTTTATgatctttaaaacaaatgataagCTGCTGGTGTAGAATGTTGATACAACATTTTGTGTTTCAAATTGTACTGGGACAAATGTTACAACAAAATATTCACTTAATACTTCAAATAATTTCACTTCACTCTCTGTCCAACGATAGacctgaaatatttataataaattcaagattcatttatgatatgatatgatgatgattatgatatgatgatgatgataactatatcataaactttaaatttaatgtactcttataaaatgtcaattcaaaagtgctggAATAaagttctatttaaaaaaacaaaatttgattttataggttgcaatcaaaataatattaaaacacaatattgTAAGTGTTTTGTAAagcaactaaaataataaataaatacaaatttttatatttcgcaATAATTAAAtagcctacttaaataataacttagatAAGTCACTGAAATCTCATACGTTTAGAAGTAGGTGTTAAAAGTAggcctataaaaataaattaattattaaaattgttttaccgTAATTTTATGATATGAATGTTCGGAGACTTCATTTTCTGTAATGAGGCAATTTTCAATGTATTCAACTAAGGTTTGCGTCGCTGATACTCGGTTCAACAAATATTGGTTATAATAAGTTCCTAATTGGTTCATTGTGCTTAAATTACCTAGGAATAGCTTTGTATAATTGTTTAGTACTTCGTTTATAGTTTGTGTTTAATAACTGAAAGTTaaagttattgaaattatacaagAAACTATTTAAgtgatctatttataataaaacattaaagcaTGAatgatctataaaaaaaaaagtaaaaacactacatacaataataaagaaacactTGTGTTCCAGtgcaaatgtatatattatatttaaaattaaactaagcacaatatttatatttattatttgtaatttaaatgtcaaatgtcaactaAATGTCCAAAGTTTTTAATCTGAGGTTAACAGGGCaaagaaataaacatacattttatgtactatgtattaataatcatgagattaaatatttgtatttactccattacaatttttaaatacattaaaatttacaaacgttataagaaataatagttTTTCTATGTGCTTAAATTTGTCATAATAAAAGAATTGAATTTTCATACAGTTTGACTATATTGGAGCtttggattttttatttatactaaaaactaaattaatgttcttttagtttacataaaaaaaaataaagacgttacaaaattacaaatgaaCTCGACTGCGGACTGATTCTTATATGACAAATGACAGTTTCATAGTtgtcaagttttaattaaaatcattatcagACTTTCGGTGTATAACATACATGAATAATTAAACTGTACAAAAGTTTAAGttcaagtaattatattatttttggataAGCCACAAAAAGGAAATATAATGAAGACCACGTTACTTAATCTTTGTAAAATagctttatttctattaattttaatgacacTATTTGAACATGTAGTCGTCGCTTCTGATGCACCTAGGAAATTACAAATAGGTGTTAAGAAAAGACCTGCAGAATGCCCTATGAAGAGCAGAAAAGGCGATCTCCTGCATATGCATTACACAGTAagaacttattataatataataactaataataataatataaataataataacttatttcatATGATATCAATAATGTGTATCTAATTGATATGATTGCGCATTGATTGCTATAGTATTTTAATCAATCTATATTCCAATCAACAAATTGTATTGTGCTGATATTACTATgaattattatgtttgtaatacacatacatcattaatataattaaggcAATAATTGCTTGGATAGGAATACCATATCAAAACACTTTATCATGTagacaataattactttttattcttataaatgtaaatttgatCATATAATCTTAATGTAGATTTTCTCAgtgttttctttcaccaccAAAATAAATTTGCccaaatacagataatattgtgttatatgtttaatattatatgtgatgtttaattttgtttttagggTACATTAGATGATGGCACGGAATTCGATAGTTCCATTCCAAGGGGTAATCCCCTTACCTTCACTCTTGGTTCTGGCCAAGTTATTAAAGGTTGGGATCAAGGACTGATTGGTATGTGTGAAGGAGAACAAAGGAAGTTAGTCATTCCACCAGAATTGGCTTATGGAGAAGCTGGCGCTCCACCAAAAATACCAAAATCAGCAACATTAACATTCCATGTGGATCTCGTTAAAATTGAGAGAAAAGacgaattgtaattttttatcaatataaaatatatatattttaatttgacctggttttttatgtttttattaattgtaacaaGAAAAGTCAAAACcccaattttatttacttcatttgTAAAATTAGTAAGATAGTAGTTTTTACAATAAGATAACATATTAAACGTAATCagttttttatcaaattcataatcatatcattttcattgtctataaagttttaaaaagatttaaacaaggatctacttatataattataactggtAAACTAgagatttattgactttattaGTAAAACTAAACTTATTTAGTCATCAGCGATTTGTGAGATGTGGATCAGTGAGCCTCTCCATTTCCGGTTGTCAATGTTTTTGTTGGAATAAAAGTTTCGCAGAATAGATGTAacaatgttgtatatttattttatttcatatattgtaGGTTGGTAGACTGTCAAATCAGCTACTTACTATGATAAATGGGTACCCCCATCCATAGAcatagtgtaaaaaatattgatataattccTTACATTGTCATCCCTTGTAATTAAGCAGTGTTACAGAACAATCGATGGTTTGTCTGTCGTTGGTTGActtcgaaaactattcaggatgtCGATAGTATTGTCCTGTTACAATATtgtcgatactatcgatagtatcgataactctccgtgagcaatactattgataacaGCGATACTATTTATGATATCGATGGTTTTGGGCTaaaaatagacattttatttttttattattattgtcagtGTTATTATCTCGTTAATGGACTACAATCAGTCATAATAGTTTTCATATACTAATAGCAGAACACCGACAACTTAATAGCAGAACAACACTATTGTTAAACCTCTTCCTTTTACAAGACAACACACAATTTTTAAACTTctaatatttttcctttaattgaagaattaaatattaacagcaGCAACAGTGTTGCtaatattggtttatttaatcagtattacagatttaaacttatttgtttgcaaaaaaaatgtattaagtaattCTCTTAccctttataaaaatttaattaaacttaattaaatatagtgtaGTTACTTAATTACTTGACAGAAAGTAACACCATCGAATAAAACTATTTGTCGGTAGTACAAATCCAtcgaaactatcgatagtcttgATAGGTTTTGATTAAAACTAATGGTTTTtgtaatactatcgatagtatcgctcaaggggagctatcgatagtattgagaCGTGACGACAATATCAATAAACTGTCGATACTATTATTTACTCCTTAACTATTGATAGACAATCGATTGGCCCTCGCAAGTAGACTATCAATATGCAACACATCAATTAAGTAACTACTAACTATGTTATGTCACTCGtatttgtaattacactagctcacacacccttcaaaccgtaacacaaagGTGTTGAAGTGTGAGTGAACTATTGTAAGAACGGACCTGGAATCTAGCATCTTAGATTCCAATAttgctggcgcattggcgatgtaaagaatgataaatatttcttacgacgccaAGCTCCATGAGAGGTGGTGGCcaccaggtggctcatttggtttttttatggttatgtttaagcttatataaaacattttcgtgTGCAATACAAtcgaataatttagaaaaacataCGAATAGATATACTTTAATACACAAGATTCCcttcatgatatattttaagtggCTACAATGAGTATTTACAGCTGCTTTGCAATATTAGTacctacaaaaatattatgtatattcgcaataatatagatctttttGAAAGAACCGGTGACAATCTTTGTAAAGACACAACGAcaaaaggtaaactaataatatctagttttcgacttcgcaaagttCCTGGTTTACggtaatcgtttttataataagatttcacAGTTAAATGCGCCATCGACTTaggggaactgagatgttatgttccttgtattCACTTTCACTTtgaactagaacacaacaatgtgTATATAATGGCAGAAAAGtggtttcaataataaaatgggCGGTAGCCGCCCAAAAGAGCTTACACAATTTCTTACTATTACCAAGTAAAGGTTAAGTTTAACTTGTTTCCGATTATAAAAAGTGATAAACCTGTACCTACTTATTGCTTTTCAGTAAAGCGGAAATTAtctcatttttgttttaaaatttactatacaaTAAAGCTTTATTAACACTAGATACTAGTTAagttccaggcaggagacaacatatgtacatatataattgtatttaactagcaTAActgttttagatgttgaaaaagagtaactacttagtttATTACCGGatcttctcggcagaatctacattccgaaccggtggtagctttattttaaatagtttgttaaatgactattcaaaagtgcttgtaaaagcctacttgaatagagtatattgtgattttaatttagatatattagtTTGGATGATATATTAAAGTTCAGCAAATGAAGTATTTGTAATCATGTTGCATGACATCGAAACAAACGAAATagaaaatatcatttttgaCAAGGAATTGTTTGAGTAATTTGCTTCTTGCTGTAATTCCCTTATGTATAGTTTTGGACATCACGAATTTGTATTTGTTCAAgatcgtttttatatatttaataaataatatttacttatgtgTACGTGGTCTATTTTATGCCTTATCTCCAAAACATGTCCTGTCCAGTAAAACGTATTTGTTAAGAGTAAGTCACTTAATCTTGTGAATCATATGAGTGGTTTcgatttattagttattacatttttctgGTGAACGTGAAGTGATACGTCTGTGACGATGAGttgtattttcatatattcgATGCTCCTATTCATACACTAAAATCCCGCCCGTCAGTTTCCTAACTATATAACACTGTAATGCTTCTGAACttatgtgtaaaaaaatgtatagtaataatattatttattatcaagttAGGTTACGATCTAACTTggcgataataataaaaaaatgtattaaaatttttgacatGAGAGTAATGAATGCAGGTTCAATgggttagttttatttcatacatcatTTGTGGATTTGTTTGTAAAGCCAAAATAACTGCTTGAAAGAGACGAATCTTCGTCAGCAATATGTTTC
Above is a window of Vanessa atalanta chromosome 19, ilVanAtal1.2, whole genome shotgun sequence DNA encoding:
- the LOC125071359 gene encoding nuclear RNA export factor 1-like, which produces MNQLGTYYNQYLLNRVSATQTLVEYIENCLITENEVSEHSYHKITVYRWTESEVKLFEVLSEYFVVTFVPVQFETQNVVSTFYTSSLSFVLKIIKLDFMFPHARTMHNMDILFNDKTSHNLFKQRITIDNIVTSVVSSRFNEMFELNLSYFCNDPKFVEMKIFFYHLTLLSHFKILMIRMGRDTRILNLSNNNLSQVPLNILNFFIKGQLIGINLSNNNIPSLTELQRISSKIEKLWVEGNPLCEGLDSITYIKQIVQKFPRLTELDGIKLNNYGVMMPFYKNYLAVPDKRTKMLVEKFVSLYFSHYDSSRRKIDLFYDPMAQMMLSTSFLESEENTVYAAHSRNMLNPEKRQSILNNKRWYAKRAAILSVLTQLPKSSHDITSFSIDVLQHDHKCLILIIDGVFKEEATKETPERILQFRRTFIFHVHSVHTMSFYNIVHEMFSVSLASPEIVKNSFKHPVRNLNQLTLINPEQEEKDVICTAFMYYTQLKRAEAEARLLSHDWDLRVALKAFATDCKNDMIHPDKFENAQLLVDEID
- the LOC125071379 gene encoding peptidyl-prolyl cis-trans isomerase FKBP2, which translates into the protein MKTTLLNLCKIALFLLILMTLFEHVVVASDAPRKLQIGVKKRPAECPMKSRKGDLLHMHYTGTLDDGTEFDSSIPRGNPLTFTLGSGQVIKGWDQGLIGMCEGEQRKLVIPPELAYGEAGAPPKIPKSATLTFHVDLVKIERKDEL